Within the Miscanthus floridulus cultivar M001 chromosome 2, ASM1932011v1, whole genome shotgun sequence genome, the region gtccttacggttatcaaaattagacacatgcaaatgagtaattgattaaagtgaaataggacatcaaggaaggcccatgttatacttgccttggttcacaaactcgtgctggtcctgctaggtcgtcgaagagttcttggtctccaatgttttcctcaccgtctgaacgcgaccaacacggcaacatacaacattccaaaagcattcatgcaaagcaaacactcctatcattagaacagtacaccaacagtattgaaatcaaaataaaatgtttgtaaaactaatctacagtttcgctacgatcacgtcaacgcgaagttcacgaaaaacggagctaaaatgcgaaagttatgattaaaacgggtttttccaatagccctatatttaattaattctaatcatgaaattaaaaagttccaaacttgactaacagtagctccaacatgtagcttatgaaattacgaagctaacgcgatttgaatggatcaattcggagttaaaacgacaattctataagcgaaacagttcgaatggcatttctgtaaatactgaaagcgtacttttgacttaaacagtgaggtttacgctttctaaacaggattgcgcattcggggaaatacgctaaggacggcgggttaggacttagaaagatccagggactctttagcaaatttacccccgaaggggtatcttctatttccgGCCGTAGATCTCGCGATGGACGGTTCGGATTAGCCTGGGGGGtttcggccggccggaacagtgacgccGGCGAGGCTTGCCATGGTCCGGCAGGCAAAGAtcacgccggcgagctcggtaAGGGGCCTACGGTCCACCAAAAAGATCACCGAGGACACCCGTGAGATCGGGGGGGTAAGGGGGTTCGTGGCCATGCcgagaagacggccggaggggaaagccggggcgcgggcgccatggccggcggcatggagctcaCGGCGCTCGCGGATTGGGCGATACAAACCACGAAACGCAAAATGAAATGCatagggagagagagggggccacGGTGAGCTCACCACAGGCGAGAATCGGAGGTGGAGACGGCTCGgagacgacggcgacgcggacggcgaggtcgaaggtcggcggggctcctccgtgtggcagttgcggccgggacgaggcgaaaacggagcgggggcagcagggggcgcgcgaggggggggggctcggctgccttttaaCGAGGCCGAGGGCAACGGGAGGATGCGCACACGACGCGCGTCGTggcggcggttgctgcagcgccaggagcgggcggttgccgagccgcgcggggtaggggacggcgccgacaggtggggcccgggcgtcagctgCTGGGCGCGGCAGTTGCCTGGTGCGGCGAGGCTGGGCCGGCACggtgcgcgcggctgggctggcgcggctgggCCGGCGCAGGTGCGCGCGGCTAGGCTGGCGCGGCTGGGCCGGTGCGGAGAAAGGGTGGGCTGGGGcgctggctgcggtgctgggccgcgggaaaAAAAATGGCCATGGGCCGaatgagaggaaggggaggaatggaaggaaatttccttttcttttttataaataacttttcaaactcattttcaaaaggtttttagaatcttttagcatttggataaaacacccgtcacagaaataaatacACAATAGCATAAAtgcatcacatgtttctattcttgtattttcttttaatttcataaaagaaatattatttcctaaatttgaaatgcacatataattgcatattcaaatcaaatttactattaaaaaattcaaattttagggtgttacatgcacgggctccgcgcttgacgttatggactatgggctagctaggactggagactcagctacatactaactgttcaggcggtttatattaaacataaatatattttcacaccaattgatcgtcgaactgcatacgccgtttcatcaccattactgaattttctctggagtttatttatttgtgcgtcatgtactacccgttctacatgtttgcattgcaggatcatcgtccaggtgattagaccacctggtgctcgggcttctccaccgatcaactggtcggaccgcttggttcatggactccgtcgccgaccagttgatcgaactgtttgccggtcgcttctactcaatgttcacttcgtcgccgactagttgaccaggctgttcgtcgctcgtgcttcatcgtcagctacgtcggttactcctcggccctcggattcttcgtgctcgaggactaagtgggcacacttcaccgcacggacgtcgtcagctacgtcggtgttGGGACCTCGCcgtctacgccgaggactcctcggtgctcggacctcactgcctacgccgaggactcctcggtgctcggacctcgccgcctatgtcgagcactcctcggtgctcggacattgccgcctacgtcggggactcctcgctcctcggtgctcagtcatcgccagcgacgccggggactcctcgctcctcgatgctcggttatcgctagcgacgtcggggactcctcgctcctcggtgctcggacatcgctgcctacgccggggactcctcgctcctcggtgctcggtcatcgctgccggggactcctcgctcctcggtgctcagacatcgccagcgacgtcggggattcctcgctcctcggtgctcggtcatcgccagcggcaccggggactcttcgctcctcggtgctcggacatcgtcgcctacgccggggactcctcgctcctcggtgctcggtcaccgccaccgacgccggggactcctcactcctcggtgctcggacatcgccagcgacgccggggactcctcgctcctcggtgctcggtcatcgcctgtgatgccggggactcctcgctcctcggtgctcggtcatcgccagcgacgccggggacttctcgctcctcggtgctcggtcagtcgccgcctacgccggggactcctcggtgctcggacctcgccgcctatgtcggggactcctcgctcctcggtgctcggtcatttccagcgacgccggggactcctcgttcctcggtgctcggacatcgccgcctatgtcggggactcttcgctcctcggtgctcggacatcgccagcgacgccggggactcttcgctcctcggtgctcggacatcgtcgcctacgccggggactcctcgctcctcggtgctcggtcaccgccaccgacgccggggactcctcactcctcggtgctcggacatcgccagtgacgccggggactcctcgctcctcggtgctcggtcatcgcctgtgatgccggggactcctcgctcctcggtgctcggtcatcgccagcgacgccggggactcctcgctcctcggtgctcggtcagtcgccgcctacgccggggactcctcggtgctcggacctcgccgcctatgtcggggactcctcgctcctcggtgctcggtcatttccagcgacgccgaggactcctcgttcctcggtgctcggacatcgccgcctatgccggggacttctcgctcctcgatgctcggacatcgccagcgacgccggggactcctcgctcctcggtgctcggtcatcgcctgcgacgacggggactcctcgctcctcggtgctcggtcatcgccagcgacaccggggactcctcgctcctcggtgcttggtcagtcgccgcctacgccagggactcctcggtgctcggacctcgccgcctacgccggggactcctcgctcctcggtgctcggtcattgtcagtgacgccggggactcctcgttcctcggtgctcggacatcgccagcgacgtcggggactcctcgctccttggtgctcggtcatcgccagcgacaccggggactcctcggtgctcggtcatcgccagcgatgtcggggactcctcagtgctcggatccttctacgtctcgtcggtgtgcaatcaagctgctccaagctgttcggatcaaggtgctgatcttgggcagcacgtctggggtcttgatacgcgcatgtcagacgacgtcggcaagctttcagacttctttgaccctgctacaagatttattcttcatctttcagcaggcccgggactaagtgggcacacttcaccttacggtgtatgtgcttgttctcatcttaaggctacgcccggggactggctacctgctcggctggtcttctactttattgccctggcaccacgtgactgcgtcacctactgtcaggctcggggactagctgtgggggtatgaccccctaagacatgggccgcaccatcggaggtggcccaacccacaagatcaaggcgtacacggcgctgctcggcgtgcaccgcgaggcattgtatagtaccaaataggctactttacttgtaaccctacctcctccaaagtatataaggagaggtacgggttcctagcggataggatctatcagatctcatttacatacagcaatacaatcagacataggacgtaggtattacgccttaacggcggccgaacctggataaaacctcgtgtctgtcttgcgtcaccatctcgttcgtagcttacgcacctgtctgtcgataatctactaccttaagcatacccctaggtagactgccgaccatatttcatgaCAGGATATGTCAGTTTGTGCATGCGGACGTACTAGCAGATCATGTCACTGTTGCAAATTGACAAATCCGACCACATTCCCAACTCAACAGTTCGTGTTAGGGCGCGTTCTGGAATTCACCGGCACTGTAGCGACTGTagctttcgtttgtatttggtaataattatccaatcgttgattaattaggctcaaaacgttcgtctcgcaaagtacaaccaaactgtacaattagtttttgatttcgtcaacatttagtactccatatatataccgcaaatttaatgtgacggagaatcttttttttgcatagtgaccaagtttgtttttttttaactaaacaagggcttatacTAGCGTGCGTACGTACTAGCAGATCAGGTCACTGTTGGCTACTACTCAACTCAGTGGACTTCTTGTGCACATCGTGTCCGTCTTCCTTGTCCTCGCCACCGCCAAAGAGCTTCTCGGTGTCCTCCAGGCTCCTGCCCCTCGTCTCCGGcaggaagaagaacatgaagatcCAGCCGGCAGCAGCGATGCCGGCATACAAGTAGAAGCTCCCGGCCAAGGTGATGGCCTTGTAGAGCGAGATGAAGGACATGGTGATGGCGCCGCTCATGATCCGGTTCATCGCCGTGCCGAGTGCGCAGCCCTGCGCGCGGAGCCGCAGCGGGAAGATCTCCGAGCTGTACACCCACGCGATGGGACCCATGCCGATGGAGAAGGACGCCACGAACGTGAGCACCGCTGCGATGCTCACGCCCGCCAGCGGCGTCGCCTGGCCCTCGGGGAGCCGGTCGATGGCGTGCAGCGCCGAGGCCAGCGTCACCAGCGACACCACCATCCCGCCCGCGCTCGTGAGCAGCAGCGGCCTCCGCCCTACGCGGTCGAGGAAGAACGTGGCCACCAGGATGAACAGCGTCTTGGACGCGCCCACCGCCATGGTGGCGCCCAGGGAGTTGTTGTCCGACCTGAGCCCGGCCTTCTCGAACACCCGCGGGCTGTACAGCACCACTGAGTCGATGCCGGAGGCCTGCTGGAAGaactggaggccgaggcaggcgATCAGTATGCGGCGGACGGGCGGCGTCGGGCGGATGAGGAGGTCCCTCCACACCCCTTCGCCGTGGCTGCCCTGCTTGCTCCTGCGGGCGACGACtaccacgtcgtcgtcgtcgttgtcgccGACGCCGTCCGGGATGCCGATGGCCTTCTTGATGTCGGCAAGCCGCTCCTCGGCCTCGGCGGGGGAGTCGGAGGTCTTGGCCAGCACGCGGCGCGCGTCGCCGATGCGCCCCTGCATGACGAGCCACCGCGGCGACTCCGGCATGGCGAGGACGCCCAGAGCGAGGAAGAGCGGCGGGACGGCGCCGACGAGGAACATGACGCGCCAGCTGAGGTGCACGGGGAGGCCGTGGAAGGCGTAGTTGGAGACGTACCCGAGGAGCACCCCCGTATTGATGAACACCTCCGGGAAGGACGTGAGCAGGCCGCGCGCCGACGTGGGCGCGACCTCGGCCGTGTACACGGGCGCGATCATGAGCGCGTACCCGACGCCGACGCCCGCCACGAAGCGGCCCAGCATGAGGATCCCGTAGCTCGGGGCGAGGCCCATGATGAGCGCGCCCGCGAAGAAGATGGCCGCCGCCAGCACCATGGTGTACCGCCGGCCGATCCAGTCGGACGTCCGGCCCGCCGCGAGCGAGCCGACGAGCGAGAAGATGTTGATGATGCCGGCGAGGACCTCGATCTCCGTGTCCGTGATCTTGAGGTCCTGCTTCATGAATAGCTGCGCTCCGCTCATCACCGACACATCTGCATACATACATACAGAAAAAAGGAGGATCAGAACCTGAGTACGTAATAGATTGGCTGTGCACGTACGTGGTGCATATGGCAACGAGAGCATGGAATTGTATGCGTCATGTCATGCGTGCACGTACCGTAGCCGAGGAGGATGGAGTTCATGGAAGCGAGGACGGCGCAGGCGAGGGCGTACTTGTTAAGGGGCGGGCGCTTTGCCGGCGCCTCGGCGGCGGGGATGCCGCCGTCGTCGGAGGCGCCGTGCTGCTTGGACATGGCGAAGACGGAAGAGACGCACTGGTGGAGTGGAGAGTGGGATGTAGCTCTCGGGACCACTTGCTGTGCCCGGTGCCACTGTCCCTTCTCACGCACTACTTATGGCCGGCCGGTCTTCGTTTGAAAGAATGCTACGCTCCCTGCCTATCTATATATTGCCATTTCTTCAGTAGAAAAATGCTGTGACGATCAACACTTGACTTGTGGTCTAGGATCATTCTTCTTGCCGTCCTTTGTGCAAGGGGCAGCAGGTTTGGTGATGCCCAGAGCAATATACTCAACCTTTTGAATGTAGACTTGGAGAATTCCTTATGACATATTTAGGTATTCTGATTCACTTTAGGAACGAAGCTGATAAGTGggattaggggggggggggggggggggggggggggggggatcgaTTTGAGAAAAGTTTAGCAAAACATCTGTCAACAAAGAGACGTTTAACATCAGTAAATTCCGTTTTTAGTAGTCTACCAATATACATGAtgccttttttttttgctattcaAAGAGGGGCTTCGAAGCAGTAAGTCTACTTTGGCTCTAGGGTTTTTGGGCAAAGTGTCAGTCAAAAGATAATGCGGCTCATAAAAATATTGCACTTATAAGCAACTGGTTTTAAGTCACATACATCATATGGGACATGACAACAAATAATTTGGAACAAATATCTTTGCTCTAACCTTTTATCTCAAGATGCGAAACATAATTTTCACCATTTTGGATTCTTCGTAATGGAAGACATGGGAAGATAAGTGATTgagatgttagattgatctctaatcctaactggacccaacggccctAGTTGAGCTTTTGattcgcgtcctgatcggggacgcccagcccaccatggctggagggcgcctgtcacactgcgctataaaaagaggtgggggccagcggctcttatcacgaggtttgcctgagccgagctccccaccgacaccaaaaccctaacccgatctagagaggggcgcagccagcgacggaaaggcaccagccgcgccgcccgctccatcgacgtcgacgtcgacgtcttcACCGCCCTCGTCaccgaccatcgctgcccgtgcgcagactacaTCGACGAACGTGACGGCGTCCTCTGAACCCTCCCCTCTGCAGTGTCAGGTTCAACACCTTCTcccttccctctctgtctctctctagttctacatgTATTAGGATATACTGCGTCTTTTATCCCGAATAGAATCACTCtaccggctagatctatgatcctagtgaTCCTATAGCTTCAACATGAGAAACTCACCTTTGAGGAAACAATATTCTTATTTAAACAATATCGCTAAGTGAAAAATTTGAAGAATAAATGGTTAGAAAACTCacatttgagaaaaaaaataatCTTATTTAAACAATATCGCTAGACAAACGGATGATATTGTACCCAATGCCTTTAGTATATCACCCAAATAAAAGTGTGTGTAAGTATAAGTTCTCAAATAAATAGACTTTTGCAATTCACAAAAAAATAGACTTTTGCCAAAAATGAATAATTTTTATGGACAAATTTGGATTTGCGTATACTTTTTCATACTGGAAAGATAGTTTCGAGATCGAGGTCCATGTGAAAAAGCAAAGCCGCAAAAGGCATGTTGCCTAGTTTGGCCGCTAgatttatatattatatattgttgttgttgttgttccatGCTCTGTAAAATGCTTGATCCATGGTAATGCCACCTGCCATGTGCATGTACTGTCGATCCCTCTGCATCATCATGCACTACGCCGAACATCATCATTCAACTCTATAGCCCTATGGTTAACCCTGGCAGACCAGATGGGCCATGTCACCCTGAAATCCTTCAGCCGTTTGATTCTGCGATCGACACTCCATATTCACTCCATCCTATTGCTACAGTGCGCAGCCCCCTCCTCGTCCCAGATCACAAAAAAAACTCTCCCTTTGTCTCCCTCTCTCGGTCTCTCCCGAGGCCGCGCCCCTTCCTCACACGACCCACGCCTCTGCCGCCTTCGCCCCGTCgtcccttcctctctccctccctctccctgtcGATCTCGGCGGACggccaccctcctcctcctcctccaagccCCTCCCTCCTCGCGTCGCAGGGGCTGTGCAATGGCAGCACCCGCCGGGGTGCTGCACCGGTGCAGCGGGTCGCAGCGGCACCATGCGTCAACCGTCCTGGGCAACACATCGGCCTGAGTGGCTGGTACACGGCGCGGCCACGATGCCTACCTAGGGTtatgcgcgggcggcggcggcggaggcaacCCGGCCATGCCCCAGCGCAGCGCGCGGGCCAAACTGTGTCGCGCCGCACTGGCGCCCCTACGCCGGCAAGCTCCAACGCTACCGGACGGGCGCGGGCAGCCCCAGCTCGAGGGTTCTAGGAACCTAGGTGCCTAGATTCTGGCCATTGTGTGACCCTGGATGCCACCGCTTGCTTTTTTTGTGCAGCAACTTTGATTTGGGGTGTGCCTGTGAGCCATCCATGGTGGTGCTGCTCTAAATTTTGCTAGATTTACTCTTTACAAAGTCAGGTTTGAAGGATGATGCTCCCCTGTTCTTAATTCTGGATTCAATTTATTATATGACCCTAATTCTTTTTTCTTggattcatattgttcttcaatgGATGGTGATGCTCGACGGAATGGTGTGACGTTGGAAATCTCTTGGGAGACAGCACAGAGGTTGCTGTCAGGATGCGTTCTAAATCATCACCACATGGGcttgatcaatttttagctgaGGTATCAAATTTCAGTGGCCCAGAAAAAGCATATTATCAATTTAACCAAAAAAATATGTTCTGTACCTTGTTACATAGGTCCAGAGCTTGACAAAGGTGCATCAAAAGAATCTAGTGTCTTCGATTAGTTACTGCTAGGAGAAAGATCATTTGGCACTAGTTTATGAGTACATGTCTTAGGGCAGTCTTTTTGATCATCTGTGAGCTATCTCTATGTAAAGCCTATTGAGTATTAATTTAGGCATAACCAGCTATGTGACCTTTGCAATTTACTTTTCAAATATCTATGCATGGTTTGGACCTAAGAAACTATCTTGACTGACTTATAAATAATTATAGTATCTGAGAAAAATTAGAAGCCTTTTTTAGGGTATCTACACGTCTTTCTGCTGAAATGCCTAATCCTTATTGATATCATGGTTGCGAAATATTTGCCACCATCCTGTTTATATCGTCAGTCCATCTTAACATTGGGATGAGGTCTGACTTGATGCTGTGACAGTGAGCTACATCTAGTTACCTTAAACCCCACCACTTGCCTAGCCTTTGTTTTTTTGGTGTATGATTTCAGCTAATGcatattttagaggatctgatctaaaaaataaagcttTTAAAAGGGTCCTGCAGTCCTGTACACAAACATCAAAGCAACAACAATCCTAAAAACCTTTAGAAATCACAGAGAAACAACACTCGAGCTAAAGTTGAAAAATAAGATAGACAAGAGCTCCAAACTCCTATGGATTCTATAGTTGGATAGCAGGTCATGGAGTCCTGCTTAACACAACCTAATACATAATTTTGTCATGCTTATAGTTGCTTGGATCTGATTATCTGAGACATGACTCTTCTATTCATATTGTGGATATTAACTAGATCCTGCTATTATGCTCGCATCCTCTGGAGAATCAACTCACTGTCACTTATTTTTTGTTTCAGATTTTGCATTTCTCATGTTAATATGTTATTAATGCTTCATTTTCTTCTGTCGAACCAAGTGTTGTGGGCAAAAGAGTTTATCAACGACTCTATTAGCAACACAACTCTGAATTATAGTGACAAGTGGTTGGTGTTGCAGCATGAGTCTTAAATTCTTTTGGCTTTGTATTTTGATTATTTTATATTAAGTGGGCAACAATTCCATAGGTCAATAAATCCTAGAGTTGTACTAATCATGGATGAAGTTGACGGTATGCCTGCTGGAGATAGAGGTGGTGTTGCTGATCTTATTGCTAGCATCAACATATGCATGATTCCTATTATCTACATTTGTAATGACTGTTATAGCCAAAAATTGAACAGCCTTGTTATTTGTTAATTACTGCCTGATACTCAACTTCAGCAAACCAAAGAAACAACATGTATCCTCTCCGTCTGTACCTAGAATCTCTTGGTTACAGATTTGTGGTGAAGATTTGTT harbors:
- the LOC136535573 gene encoding polyol transporter 5-like — translated: MSKQHGASDDGGIPAAEAPAKRPPLNKYALACAVLASMNSILLGYDVSVMSGAQLFMKQDLKITDTEIEVLAGIINIFSLVGSLAAGRTSDWIGRRYTMVLAAAIFFAGALIMGLAPSYGILMLGRFVAGVGVGYALMIAPVYTAEVAPTSARGLLTSFPEVFINTGVLLGYVSNYAFHGLPVHLSWRVMFLVGAVPPLFLALGVLAMPESPRWLVMQGRIGDARRVLAKTSDSPAEAEERLADIKKAIGIPDGVGDNDDDDVVVVARRSKQGSHGEGVWRDLLIRPTPPVRRILIACLGLQFFQQASGIDSVVLYSPRVFEKAGLRSDNNSLGATMAVGASKTLFILVATFFLDRVGRRPLLLTSAGGMVVSLVTLASALHAIDRLPEGQATPLAGVSIAAVLTFVASFSIGMGPIAWVYSSEIFPLRLRAQGCALGTAMNRIMSGAITMSFISLYKAITLAGSFYLYAGIAAAGWIFMFFFLPETRGRSLEDTEKLFGGGEDKEDGHDVHKKSTELSSSQQ